ATGGTTGTCTTACTGCCAACATCGTTCTCGAAACCTTTAATTGGTGCTACATTGAAACGAAGGACTGCGTCATGAGAATCTATCAAAAAAACAGTAGAAATgctagttgtcatggtgactcATGCAAAGGATAATTGTGTATTACGTCATCACTTTAGCTCTTTCAACTAGTATTATTACAGCCTAAAGCATCTTGCCCCCACAtctgaatacacacacacacacacagatatataatatatatatatatacatatacacacacacacacacacacacatgtatatggaGATAGATAGATGGCTAGATGGGTGGATGGCtaaatgatggatggatggatggatggatatattgatgtatttacgacggacggacggaccaacagacaggcaggcaggcaggcagacaggtaggcagataggcaggcaggcagataggCATGCAGGCATgcgggcaggcagacagacagacatatacctACCTATCTCTCGTCCAAAATGCGAATCACGTAAAGCCCCTGAACTCGTTACTACAGCACATGTTTTATATAGCGTGGCTgttctttttgaaatatatgattCCTTTGGAATGTACTTTCCATATCTAAGTTCATGGAACGGAGATTCGTCTGGTTGTACAAATTGAATTGGTGCAGATTGTTTCAGTCTACATGCTACTTCATTTAAAGATGCGTTTACTTTTCCTCTAAGACGTTTCTTAAATTTTGGCGGCTTTTCCTCAAGTGGGTTGAACATTGAATTATGATCAATAAGGGCCTTTTCCAACCATGGTGTCTCTTTGGGTAGGAAGCTAAGACGGTCACCCAAGGTAATTTTTCCAACGGACTTTTCTTCAGTAGGGTACTGGTCACGTTTGAGTTCTTCATAGTCAGCCAATGACAGTCGGATGCCGTCAGCTTTGTCACGCGACGGAAACAAAAGTACGGTAGAATCGCTGAACTCTTCAACATCAGCTTCACATCGATGAGTATGTGCAAAATATGGAATTGTGGGAAGATCAATAAAATAAGCTATAAGGAAATAACCCGCAGCTAGGAAAATTAGGATGATAAATTTTTGGAGGCAAGCttgttttcgtgtttttgtCATGACAACTGTCTTTTGATGGTGATTGGTGGATGTTGCAGATCTCGAGCGAGTCTGTAAATCTGTGGATCtgaaaaatagcgccaatggcattgtagcacaactgtatagttgttaaaaatgtttaaccgatatgctgatccatactaggtatagatgttcatttgctgaatgattatccatacattcatttgtctacttatccctgttatctttgcaatatatgtgattatttggttgttgctatgggcgtgatcttgttgcttggcaaataacatacatttaaaaaatgtttatttaattgtctattCATCCccatggttatctttgtgaaatacaccactgtttggctgttgccatgggcatggttttgttgctaggcaaatttacagacattttttgaatgttcattcagcTATCTATTAATCTCTGTTATCTTTGTATatctgatcatttggctgttgctatgggcatggtcttgttgctaggcatatttgcatacatttttgaatgcttattcaattgtcttttaatcccagtgccatggttatctttgtgaaatagctcaccgtttggctgttgctatgggtgtggccttgttgctcggcacatttgaaaacatattttgaatgcttagagacccctaagaatgttccaaccaaCGTTCAGACCCATCTACCCAATAGGTTTTGagtaaattttttgaccaaaaattacatttttcgacccaaatcacacaccggtagtatgatcattttgatttgaacaatttcccaactagacacccaaggtaatacacctgccaaacacagtatgatcatggaggtcttgatatgacattttccccataaaatgtgtgacttcttattctttgtacaaactgtttttttgaatgcctaaggattgtgcatttatatgaccctgttttaatcatagtgtctaagatttaattcagctgtgctaaaaacaggcctaggttgccaagcaaccttaaacacatgttaatctttacgccaTTGACACAAatatgtgaagtagcccataaaagatttaatgaattcattgcatcaataaaacaagaaaatttcatttctaggctgaagtcaaagcattttgtaatacaacaaagcacattttgaaatgtaaaatgcacatttctgatgtgatcattttcatttgaacaatttcccaactagacacccaaggtaatggacccaccaaatatcatggcaatcggttcagcggtttttgactttaggttgtttacacacacacacacacacacacacacacatacacagacagacagacagacagacagacagacagacagacagacagacgccgggcgttAAGACTATAAATAACAGGTAACCGTTTTGAGGTCACGTAGTAGAAGagttagactctctcaccagtcaTCGCAAGCATCTCTTTTAGCTGTCTACCGCATAACTGTACTAGAATATcgttgtactgtgggccctcatcgactacatagggctatTTGATGATGTGTTACTGCAATGTTCCGTGTAACACATCGACAGATGATTAGCCCCATGTATTGTCAATGACTCGAATGAGggtgcacagtacaaggatattcaacTAATATCATGCAGAGATACTATGTTTTGTAGTGTTCAATCTGGggttgaatttattttttttctcacctTCACTACGTAGCggatggtagcgaaggtagccaAATAAAATGATTGTCAAATTACCAAAACATAGCCCGAGATATTAATGTTCCATAGATGTTGTAGGAACTACTTTTTTATACATGAATTAAATGGAGTATCATGTATATATCATCTGTACTATTCATATACGTTTTTCcccaaatcatacagattgattcaagtgcctgtggggATTGGGGTGGCtctatttatttttctgtttcttatCTACCGACCGAACCTAATTTGGaaaaaaactactttttttttatttccaaccGACCCCCTGAGGTCAATACAGCAAGATTGTAAGGTTTGAACGAACATCAAACATTCCTCATGgcgtctacccccccccccccccccccccctttgttaTGCCAGAGCAAcatgtgtctttcatggctgaagtcgttgaggtttgagggacagggctcgaaatcAATGCCGCGCAATACATTTTGCTGATGTAatatagctcagaatatttctatcattttaaaAGGCAAATATTGCATTCCTACAAAACCCCCCAATTTTTTTACCAGTCTTTAGCtataaatcagttgtatcatcggggaaatgaccgactccataaTGGTAATGCGTTTCACGACCTATGACATGTTCTTTGTTCATTGCTCATgtgcaataaatgaaattatcacagcTTCAAGTAGCATAGGCTTATGATGtttgttacaacttacaagcttcaattgtgtcataaacaTAATTTTCCAGTGAAGGCAATGAAATgtggtagcggtaggtagcgaaTTTTATTTCTTCAGCAAAAGCAAGTTGAAATAGGGTAGCGAAGGTAGTGGTCGGTGGGTAACAGAGCATGGAGGGTAGCgatttttttcaagcaaaatcactgaaatgGTGATTTTATAAACTGATAACCAAACAAATGCGAAACAAATAAACTGCACTTTCATAGACCACTCAACATGTGACACTGTGCGTCATACCCATATCAGCAGTGATGTCACTAACGTATTTACTTGCAACAAATGGCAATAATACATTacctctggatttatacgctactGGGTTTTGACACGTCTTCTCCCACTCCGCTATGGTTCTTCCCTATTTTAAACAGCGAGACTGCACTTTTCACAGATTTTGAGAATAAAAACCACCCATTCCTTTGCTGATGACAATAAAAAGTACAGAAAACTTTAGATCTTTAAATGCAAGCTACGTCTTGTCTATTCTGTCATGTCTTGTCTAACGTTCGCTAGCCTCGTAATTAAATATGGTCGACTTGCGCATGCGCAAAACTTCTACTTCGCCTGAGGTCACCTGAACACTGAAGTAATTGCAGGGGAACCTTCCTAAAGTCAACATCTGTAAATAGTATTATTCAAAGGAAAACCCATATAAGTTCCCCATGGAAAACaccaacaatacaaaaaaaGGAAAGTTGGTACACCATGCAAAAAGAAAAACacttaatttgaatgaaataattcatatgaaaatgatgtaatAACTTCAAAGTGTTGTCTTTTTGGGGAAAACATTCCAAATGTCATTATCATGAAAATATCAGAAgagtatatttaaaaaaagaatttcaTTCATGAAATATGTGAGATGATGCTTGACAGTAATTATTGTattcagttatatatatatatatatatatatatatatatatacagctacAGCTCAGACCAACTGTTCACTAAGATATCAGGAAGACCATATGATGATTTTCCAACATTTATACACATTAATGGAATAAAGAAGCCATCGCAACTCAGAAAAAGACTTTCACAGTACTCTGTATAACTTGACAGGTCCAGACAAATTTTGCCAAATCCTCAGCAATAATACATCATGTAgccacaatcatttatatgtacttactttgatgTAACCTTGAGCAGATGTATCCCAATCTGCCAGGTTTGATAATAAAGTtctgaacacacacacacacacacacacagcaaaaTGGGGAgttgtttatatataatatttatatatcatataatatatatttatatataatatcat
This is a stretch of genomic DNA from Glandiceps talaboti chromosome 9, keGlaTala1.1, whole genome shotgun sequence. It encodes these proteins:
- the LOC144439910 gene encoding beta-galactoside alpha-2,6-sialyltransferase 1-like; amino-acid sequence: MPLALFFRSTDLQTRSRSATSTNHHQKTVVMTKTRKQACLQKFIILIFLAAGYFLIAYFIDLPTIPYFAHTHRCEADVEEFSDSTVLLFPSRDKADGIRLSLADYEELKRDQYPTEEKSVGKITLGDRLSFLPKETPWLEKALIDHNSMFNPLEEKPPKFKKRLRGKVNASLNEVACRLKQSAPIQFVQPDESPFHELRYGKYIPKESYISKRTATLYKTCAVVTSSGALRDSHFGREIDSHDAVLRFNVAPIKGFENDVGSKTTIRITNSKVIRSYRFKMLEELKGSEMILTWREGPYNGNMYKWYKDGQNFFCGYARWHYKHPESPLYLIRLESLWKLWDVIQEFNVEELDNFPSTSGFLGIHLLLHICDEVDVYGYIPSNDKDRYCYYYEDCCFFCGWNLFNTHPFTTERNLILKMNTRNIEGSRDKTKVTLQGYSRFKCENN